The genomic interval CAAGGCTTTTGTGTCTTTATGTTTATGTCTTCCAGTGAGCCCAAAATGAATAGGGTTGATAATCATTTGCTTCCACCCGCTTTCCAAAGATTTCATTTTTAAAATTAGTAAGATATGTAAGCTCGATAATTTGTGTAAAGTAAGTTATTCTAATTATAAACAAGATAGTATTAGTATAAACAAAAATGGGGGTCGTGCATAATGACAAAGCATGCTTTAATTGTTGTGGATTATTCATATGATTTTGTAGCGCCGGATGGTAAATTGACTTGCGGCGAACCTGGACAAGCTATCGATGATTTTATTGCAGAACGCATGGAAACATTTGATGCAAAAGGGGATGAGATTTTTATCATGATGGATTTACATTATGAGAATGACGAAAACCATCCTGAAAGTAAGTTATTCCCGCCGCACAATATTGAAGGCACACCAGGCAGAGAATTATATGGCAAAGTTAAAGATGTTTATGACAAAATTAAAAATCATAATAATGTACATTTCTTAGATAAACGCCGCTATGATTCTTTCTTTGGCACGCCATTAGACAGCTTGCTGCGTGAACGTGATATTAAAGAAATTGAAATAGTAGGAGTATGTACAGATATTTGTGTACTGCATACAGCTGTTTCAGCATATAATAAAGGGTATGATGTTACTATACCTGAAAGTGGTGTAGCATCATTTAATCCAGCAGGTCACGATTTTGCCTTGGAACATTTTAAAAATGTACTAGGTGCAAAGGTAGAATAACTATTTCGACTCGTGATAAAATAGTAGTAATGAAGTATGAATTACAAAATTTAATGACAAGGAGTGTCTCAGGACATGGAAAGTACTTACATTTTCGGGCATAAAAGTCCAGATACTGATGCAATTAACTCAGCGATTATCATGGCTGAATTTGAAAAATTAAATGGTAATGATTCTGCGAAAGCGTATCGTTTAGGGGAAGTGAACCCTGAAACACAATATGCTTTAGATTATTTTAAAGCAGAAGCACCAGAATTATTGACTGAAGATTTAACAGATAAAGATGTTATCTTAGTCGATCACAATGAATTCCAACAAAGCGCAGATACAATTGAAAGCGCGAAGATTCGCCACGTTGTGGATCATCACAGAATTGCTAACTTCCATACTGCAGCACCTTTATACTATCGTGCTGAACCGCTTGGATGTACAGCAACAATTCTTTATAAAATGTTTAAAGAACAAGGATTTGAAATTAAACCGCAAATTGCAGGTTTAATGTTATCAGCAATTATTTCTGATAGTTTATTATTCAAATCACCAACTTGCACTGAACAAGATAAAGCAGCAGCACAAGCTTTAGAAAATATTGCAGGTGTGGATGCACAAGAATATGGTTTAGAAATGTTGAAAGCAGGTGCTTCAACAGTAGATAAATCACCTGTTGAAATTATCAATGCAGATGCAAAAACATTTAATATGGGAGACTATTCTGTAAGAATCGGTCAAGTCAACACTGTAGATGTAAATGAAATTCTTGCACGTCAAGCTGAATTAGAACAAGCGATTACTGAAACATTAAGCGGTGCAGAATATGACATCTTCGTATTGGTTGCAACTGATATCTTGAATAGTGATTCAACAATTCTTGTACTTGGTAAAGACAAAGATAAAATTGCAAAAACATTTGATGTTGAATTAGATAACAACACTGCATTCTTACCAGGTGTTGTATCACGTAAAAAACAAATTGTACCACCAATCACAGCTGCATTATCATAATTTTAAATAGAGATATTTAATTTATAGCAGAAACTCTGTAGCGGAATATTAATAGATTTATAAACCGGAATAAGTTAAGATGATAAGAATGAAGCATTTCCATTCGACGCACTGACTTATTCTGGTTTTTTATTTCTTAAAACCATAAAATCTGAACTATATTAAGATATAAAGAAGAGTTGTAAAGGGTAAAGAGATATTAAACTCATGATGAATGGAAAATGAAGGGAGTATTATAATCATTGAAAACGATTCAAGAACGATTTAATGACTGCCAAGGTTATTATAAAACCCAAATTACAAAAGATATTAAATATCGCAGAAAACAATTAAAAAACTTGAAAAAAGCAATCAATCAACATGAAAAGCAATTACTAGCAGCGTTGCATTTAGATTTAGGAAAAAACAAAGTAGAAGCATATGCTACTGAAATAGGTATGGTATTGAAAAGCATCAGCAATGCTCGAAAAGAAATACATAAATGGACTAAAACGAAACAAGTCAATACACCTTTATATCTCTTCCCGGCAAAAAGCTATATTAAAAAAGAACCGCTTGGGACAGTATTGATAATCGGGCCGTTTAATTATCCTGTACAACTTGTTTTTGAGCCGCTGATCGGAGCGATTGCAGCAGGGAATACAGCTATTGTAAAACCTTCTGAATTAACCCCGAATGTAGCTAATGTTATTTCTAAAATAATTGAGGATGCATTTGAAGAAGCATATATTACAACGGTTGAAGGCGGCGTAGAAGAAACGCAGACGTTATTAGAACAACCATTTGATTATATATTCTTTACAGGCAGTGAAAAAGTAGGAAAGATTGTATATGAAGCGGCAAGCAAACAATTGATACCTGT from Staphylococcus condimenti carries:
- a CDS encoding manganese-dependent inorganic pyrophosphatase, which gives rise to MESTYIFGHKSPDTDAINSAIIMAEFEKLNGNDSAKAYRLGEVNPETQYALDYFKAEAPELLTEDLTDKDVILVDHNEFQQSADTIESAKIRHVVDHHRIANFHTAAPLYYRAEPLGCTATILYKMFKEQGFEIKPQIAGLMLSAIISDSLLFKSPTCTEQDKAAAQALENIAGVDAQEYGLEMLKAGASTVDKSPVEIINADAKTFNMGDYSVRIGQVNTVDVNEILARQAELEQAITETLSGAEYDIFVLVATDILNSDSTILVLGKDKDKIAKTFDVELDNNTAFLPGVVSRKKQIVPPITAALS
- a CDS encoding cysteine hydrolase family protein; its protein translation is MTKHALIVVDYSYDFVAPDGKLTCGEPGQAIDDFIAERMETFDAKGDEIFIMMDLHYENDENHPESKLFPPHNIEGTPGRELYGKVKDVYDKIKNHNNVHFLDKRRYDSFFGTPLDSLLRERDIKEIEIVGVCTDICVLHTAVSAYNKGYDVTIPESGVASFNPAGHDFALEHFKNVLGAKVE